In one Rhopalosiphum padi isolate XX-2018 chromosome 3, ASM2088224v1, whole genome shotgun sequence genomic region, the following are encoded:
- the LOC132926791 gene encoding LOW QUALITY PROTEIN: metabotropic glycine receptor (The sequence of the model RefSeq protein was modified relative to this genomic sequence to represent the inferred CDS: deleted 1 base in 1 codon), producing the protein MKIQKSDAMIRTSLLAVQMIIIALNLVLIVVVINKRKCKTISLSMWTLLVTMIIGSIILDMEVLVQYFTPTLPLCLLAPWFRELGFVIFYGAIDLKLYRILMQFRTRKAHCWTITDKDLLKYLLFGVIVVIVYLTAWTAVSLNFFNEGWVLLTHIKTDDGFLYTTCKPQWWNHVTEFGEILILTVGLYYGNSARNARVQFEERRFLFYAITAELTFSSIYNTIRTVYPIPFHQDVTFIAAFSRSLLTNTLALIIIFAPKIWYQKKVNAELRHSAINQELSESLKADMADKDFREMNISEMTSDEIREELSRVYVQMGILRDKTVCKKNPHISKRKGGKKLPHRRFSLQKKGSRDKSSIKIRKKNKELDSSEISETNETNEISKSPEDSVVSNEDAPAVGSGICSCHSTTGIHQNTCNEFNDGNDNSYGEGPSCSKFNALT; encoded by the exons atgaagatTCAAAAATCGGATGCGATGATTCGAACAagtttactggcagttcaaatgATAATCATCGCTCTCAACTTGGTTCTGATTGTGGTAGTTATCAACAAAAGAAAATGCAAG ACAATTTCATTGAGTATGTGGACATTATTGGTAACCATGATAATCGGTTCCATAATATTGGATATGGAA GTTCTCGTCCAGTACTTTACACCAACATTACCATTATGCCTTTTAGCTCCATGGTTTCGAGAATTGGGATTCGTGATATTCTACGGCGCAATCGATCTGAAACTGTATAG gATTTTGATGCAGTTTCGTACTAGAAAAGCGCACTGTTGGACAATAACTGACAAAGATCTgctgaaatatttattgtttggtGTTATTGTGGTGATTGTTTACCTCACTGCCTGGACTGCAGTTAGTCTTAACTTCTTTAATGAAGGATGGGTTCTCTTGACGCATATTAAAACCGATGATGGTTTTTTATACACTACGTGTAAACCTCAATGGTGGAATCACGTTACGGAATTCG gtgaaatattgattttaactgTGGGCTTATACTATGGAAATTCGGCGCGTAATGCTCGCGTGCAGTTTGAAGAGCGGCGTTTTCTTTTTTACGCAATTACAGCAGAATTAACTTTTAGTTCTATCTATAATACTATTCGTACAGTCTATCCAATACCATTCCACCAGGATGTGACATTCATAGCCGCCTTTTCGCGCAGCCTGTTGACTAACACTCTTGCATTGATAATCATATTTGCACCAAAG ATATGGTATCAAAAAAAAGTGAACGCCGAACTCAGGCATTCAGCCATAAATCAAGAACTTTCAGAATCACTAAAAGCTGATATGGCAGATAAAGACTTCAGAGAAATGAACATATCAGAAATGACTTCAGATGAAATAAGG GAAGAACTCAGTCGTGTTTATGTACAAATGGGAATATTACGTGATAAAACTGTATGTAAGAAAAACCCTCATATATCTAAACGAAAAGGTGGAAAGAAATTGCCACATAGACGATTTTCATTACAG AAGAAAGGAAGCAGAGACAAG TCATCaattaaaattcga aaaaaaaataaagaactagATTCATCAGAAATAAGTGAAACGAATGAGACAAATGAAATATCCAAATCCCCGGAAGACTCAGTAGTCAGCAATGAAGACGCCCCTGCTGTCGGGAGTGGTATTTGTAGTTGCCATTCAACGACAGGGATACACCAGAATACTTGTAACGAATTTAATGACGGTAATG ataacagCTATGGCGAAGGACCATCGTGTTCAAAATTCAACGCGTTGACTTGA
- the LOC132926474 gene encoding uncharacterized protein LOC132926474, producing the protein MMSITKIFILFIAIVFIGEVVDMHPDIDRPDVPIKELPETQSLLKLADSDYTNFGMLSVLLRTRLNSLQTSSPIETTTVETESIASQHAGWRKRGQVKMRSEDGGFNSVVPNTSVKAPLNMNSSAINSTMSKTTRVNRIRRLASDNNTTESANPTPTNNEPKMSALKCLVSLAYPVSLPLQCTPFYFGFLFN; encoded by the exons ATGATGTCCAtaacaaaaatctttattttgttCATCGCAATCGTTTTCATCGGGGAAGTAGTTGACATGCACCCCGATATAGATCGTCCTGATG TTCCCATTAAGGAATTGCCAGAAACGCAATCCCTTCTGAAGCTGGCCGATTCTGATTACACCAACTTTGGCATGTTGAGTGTGCTGTTACGGACAAGACTTAACTCGCTGCAAACATCTTCGCCGATCGAAACTACCACCGTCGAGACCGAGTCCATTGCTAGCCAGCATGCAGGCTGGAG AAAACGAGGACAAGTTAAAATGAGAAGTGAAGATGGTGGATTCAATTCAGTCGTTCCAAACACCAGTGTCAAAGCACCGTTAAATATGAATAGCAGTGCCATAAACTCCACCATGTCCAAAACCACCAGGGTAAACAGAATTCGACGCTTGGCATCGGATAACAATACTACAGAATCAGCAAACCCGACACCAACCAATAATGAGCCTAAAATGAGTGCTCTTAAATGCTTAGTGTCTCTTGCGTACCCAGTATCCCTTCCACTGCAATGTACAccattttattttggttttttatttaattaa